The following proteins come from a genomic window of Nitrososphaerota archaeon:
- a CDS encoding tRNA-intron lyase: MTEEKNKEKEVELPIQVIVARIGEDGKIYSEINDNSLAYLSKGYGYKLEEENKIVYHPCEVLYLLEKEKLLLYDSKGRQLNFLEALSFFKERYNDIWISYVVFRDLRKRGYVVKEGFSPELRFRVFDRGSFEKGVAKYLIVPLSEGKNVDIATLKKLVSICRGLKKEMIISVVDRRNEVIYYGICLADLRNK, from the coding sequence ATGACCGAAGAAAAAAATAAAGAAAAAGAAGTGGAATTACCTATACAAGTAATTGTTGCTCGTATTGGAGAAGATGGTAAAATATATAGTGAAATAAATGATAATAGCTTAGCTTATTTATCTAAAGGTTATGGATATAAATTAGAAGAAGAAAATAAAATAGTTTATCATCCTTGCGAAGTTCTTTATTTATTAGAAAAAGAAAAACTCTTATTATATGATTCAAAAGGAAGACAACTTAATTTTTTAGAGGCTCTTTCATTTTTTAAAGAAAGATATAATGATATATGGATTAGCTATGTTGTTTTTAGAGATCTTAGGAAAAGAGGTTATGTAGTAAAAGAAGGTTTTAGTCCTGAATTAAGATTTAGAGTATTTGATAGGGGAAGTTTCGAAAAAGGAGTTGCAAAATATTTAATAGTTCCCCTTAGTGAAGGTAAAAATGTCGACATAGCAACTCTTAAAAAACTTGTTTCAATTTGTCGCGGATTGAAGAAAGAAATGATAATATCTGTCGTTGATAGAAGAAATGAAGTTATTTATTATGGAATTTGTTTAGCTGATTTAAGAAATAAATAA
- a CDS encoding MATE family efflux transporter: MAEDSKTSLKSSGISKYREKIINGPIIRTLFWLGTPPLVNQLVIVAYNVTDSYWLSNYSEIVIAVPRQMWSILMLLQAIANALTIAILSLISQYVGSKAYKEASLSASRFFTLAFLSGGVLSIMLTDVIGKIISIIALAYILRENYSELKIGFTKNMGIMGKIGIAFSILFIIITSDNLTFISPGNKEKIEKRKREYYEKT; the protein is encoded by the coding sequence ATGGCTGAAGATTCCAAAACATCACTAAAATCAAGTGGAATAAGTAAGTATAGAGAGAAAATTATTAATGGACCAATTATTCGTACACTTTTTTGGCTTGGAACTCCTCCACTTGTAAATCAGCTTGTGATTGTAGCCTACAATGTAACGGACTCATATTGGTTAAGCAATTATAGTGAAATAGTGATAGCTGTTCCAAGACAAATGTGGTCAATTCTTATGCTTTTACAGGCGATTGCAAATGCTTTAACTATAGCCATTCTTAGTCTTATTTCACAATATGTGGGAAGCAAAGCCTATAAAGAAGCTAGTTTATCAGCTTCACGTTTCTTCACATTAGCTTTTTTATCAGGTGGAGTTCTGAGTATAATGCTCACAGATGTTATAGGAAAGATAATATCGATAATTGCTTTAGCTTATATCCTTAGAGAAAATTACTCAGAGCTAAAAATAGGATTTACTAAAAATATGGGTATTATGGGCAAGATTGGTATTGCATTTTCAATTTTATTTATTATAATAACATCAGATAATCTAACATTTATTTCTCCTGGAAATAAAGAAAAAATTGAAAAAAGAAAAAGAGAATATTATGAGAAAACATGA
- a CDS encoding aminoacyl-tRNA deacylase — protein sequence MDLENYLKQNNVWYRFISKPETIHTADAARVTGIELKRVTKNLVCKTNEGEYVLLIIPGDKKVDLKKASEILKVKKVYLMPFDKAEEISGYPPGGTPSVGHKIKMKVIVDKSILNYETIYCGGGSRDKLLELRTSDIIRLNNAIIAEIAY from the coding sequence ATGGATTTGGAAAATTACTTAAAACAAAATAATGTTTGGTATAGATTTATTTCAAAACCAGAAACTATTCATACAGCTGATGCTGCTAGAGTTACTGGTATAGAGTTAAAAAGAGTTACAAAAAATTTGGTTTGTAAAACGAATGAAGGTGAATATGTACTTTTAATAATACCAGGTGATAAAAAAGTTGATTTGAAGAAAGCATCTGAGATATTAAAAGTTAAGAAAGTTTACCTTATGCCATTTGATAAAGCAGAAGAAATTAGCGGATATCCTCCTGGTGGTACTCCATCTGTTGGACATAAAATTAAAATGAAAGTAATTGTTGACAAATCTATTTTAAATTATGAAACTATTTATTGCGGTGGAGGAAGTAGAGACAAACTTCTTGAATTAAGAACAAGCGATATAATAAGATTAAATAATGCTATTATTGCTGAAATCGCATACTAA
- a CDS encoding lactate racemase domain-containing protein, with protein sequence MVEVEQELVSVKIQNIKDEIIKQLKEIDFSSRIKPGSKIAITAGSRGIANIAEIIATIVSEIKRYGGQPFIIPAMGSHGGATPEGQIEVLRTLGITPESVGAPIISSLEVDIIDYLEDGTPIYIDRYAHNADGIIIVNRIKPHTDFKDIIESGLMKMAVIGLGKQKGAEVLHSFLSDGYHKILPKMARKIIEKAKIICGIAIVENGYHETAIIKAIPPDKIEEEEIKLLKIAKEYLPRIPFKDIDLLIVDEIGKDISGVGMDPNVTGRFFVPGEYEPEAPRIKRIVVLDLSSKTEGNAIGIGMADLTTRRVFEKIDFEKTFINCLTSNWPESGKIPIFLPCDRDAIAIGLRAAGVRDPKKAKIVRIKNTLELSKFWISEALIEDIEKNPEIKKKIKIIGEPKDMIFDILGNLAR encoded by the coding sequence ATGGTTGAAGTTGAGCAAGAACTTGTTTCTGTTAAAATCCAAAATATAAAAGATGAAATTATTAAACAACTTAAAGAAATAGATTTTTCTTCAAGAATTAAACCTGGAAGTAAAATAGCTATAACAGCTGGCAGTAGAGGAATAGCAAATATTGCGGAAATAATTGCTACTATTGTAAGTGAAATTAAGAGGTATGGTGGACAGCCATTCATTATTCCAGCTATGGGCAGTCATGGCGGAGCAACTCCTGAAGGACAAATTGAAGTTTTAAGAACTCTTGGAATAACACCTGAAAGTGTTGGAGCACCCATAATTTCTTCATTAGAAGTTGATATAATTGATTATCTTGAGGATGGTACTCCGATATATATTGATAGATATGCTCATAATGCTGATGGAATAATAATTGTAAATAGAATTAAACCACATACAGATTTCAAGGATATAATTGAAAGTGGATTGATGAAAATGGCAGTTATTGGTTTGGGAAAACAAAAAGGTGCTGAAGTTCTTCATTCTTTTCTTTCTGATGGCTATCATAAGATTTTACCAAAAATGGCTAGAAAAATAATAGAAAAAGCTAAGATAATATGTGGAATAGCAATCGTAGAAAATGGATATCATGAAACTGCAATAATTAAAGCCATTCCCCCTGATAAAATTGAAGAAGAGGAAATTAAACTTTTAAAAATCGCTAAAGAGTATCTTCCTAGAATACCATTTAAAGATATCGATCTTTTGATAGTTGATGAGATAGGAAAAGATATTAGTGGTGTAGGAATGGACCCGAATGTTACGGGTAGATTTTTTGTTCCAGGAGAATATGAACCTGAAGCTCCAAGGATTAAAAGAATAGTAGTACTTGACTTAAGTTCTAAAACTGAAGGGAATGCTATAGGGATAGGTATGGCTGATCTCACTACTAGAAGAGTGTTTGAGAAAATTGATTTTGAAAAAACATTTATTAATTGTTTAACAAGTAATTGGCCTGAAAGTGGTAAAATACCCATTTTTTTACCATGTGATAGAGATGCTATAGCTATTGGTTTAAGAGCAGCAGGTGTAAGAGATCCTAAAAAAGCGAAAATAGTTCGAATTAAAAATACTCTTGAACTTTCTAAATTTTGGATTTCGGAAGCGCTTATTGAAGATATTGAGAAAAATCCTGAAATAAAAAAGAAGATAAAAATTATTGGAGAACCAAAAGATATGATTTTTGACATTCTAGGAAATTTAGCAAGATAA
- a CDS encoding four-carbon acid sugar kinase family protein, which produces MKNTYILRLRLYKNGRLFMKHCKYKSIIIADDFTGANDTAAQFSKFGFSSITILKFESLKRLLKKYDVIAIDTESRSLDPETSYEILFKIGRSIKEISISNNVLIYKKIDSTLRGNIIEEIKGLYDALNPDVIIFAPAYPKQGRITINGIHMVNGIPINQTIFGKDLRTPVKSSNIPSIFMQIFDNNYKHILLEELRSNELSKIINNYKVLSFDIENDNDIKILVEKLFKIKNKRKIIWVGSAGLAEYIAYNIIKRKIRPFLIVIGSPNEITKNQVRKFLNELGGYLILINIKNLIENFNNELKRVVSEISKAFNSLLDIIITTSYDEKQFNDSKEIASKMNISIKDIGNVIAEKFGELISSIINKFGLKSFKGIFISGGDTSIAIVKQLGINSIRVKGEVEAGIPILNYKKFIIVTKAGGFGTEDTLIRVISKLKSEAYEK; this is translated from the coding sequence TTGAAAAATACTTATATTTTAAGATTAAGATTATATAAAAATGGTAGATTGTTTATGAAACATTGCAAATATAAATCCATAATAATAGCTGATGATTTTACAGGCGCGAATGATACTGCAGCCCAATTTTCAAAATTTGGTTTTTCTTCAATCACAATATTAAAATTTGAATCATTAAAAAGATTATTAAAAAAATATGACGTAATAGCAATAGATACAGAAAGTAGATCGCTTGATCCTGAAACATCTTACGAGATATTATTTAAAATAGGTAGAAGCATAAAAGAAATAAGTATTAGCAATAATGTATTAATTTATAAAAAAATAGATTCAACTTTAAGAGGAAACATAATTGAAGAGATTAAAGGTTTGTATGATGCTTTGAATCCTGACGTTATAATATTTGCCCCCGCATATCCTAAGCAAGGTCGGATAACAATAAATGGTATTCACATGGTGAATGGTATACCTATAAATCAAACAATTTTTGGAAAAGACTTAAGAACTCCAGTTAAGTCTTCTAATATTCCATCAATTTTTATGCAAATATTTGATAATAATTATAAGCATATACTCCTAGAAGAATTAAGATCTAATGAATTATCTAAAATAATTAATAATTATAAAGTACTATCTTTTGATATAGAAAATGATAATGATATTAAGATTTTAGTTGAAAAATTATTCAAAATAAAAAATAAAAGAAAAATAATTTGGGTAGGATCTGCAGGATTAGCGGAATATATAGCTTACAATATTATTAAAAGGAAAATTAGACCATTTTTAATAGTTATAGGCTCTCCTAATGAAATAACTAAAAATCAAGTTAGAAAATTTTTAAATGAACTTGGTGGCTATCTTATTTTAATTAATATTAAAAACCTTATTGAAAATTTTAATAATGAATTAAAGAGAGTAGTAAGTGAAATTTCAAAGGCTTTTAATTCTTTATTGGATATAATAATTACAACATCCTATGATGAAAAACAATTTAATGATAGTAAAGAAATAGCATCTAAAATGAATATTTCGATTAAAGATATTGGAAATGTGATAGCTGAAAAATTTGGAGAGTTAATTTCTTCAATTATTAATAAATTTGGATTGAAAAGTTTTAAAGGGATTTTTATATCAGGAGGTGATACTTCAATAGCAATAGTAAAACAATTAGGAATAAATAGTATTAGAGTAAAAGGAGAAGTAGAAGCTGGAATTCCAATTCTTAATTATAAAAAATTTATTATAGTTACGAAAGCAGGTGGGTTTGGTACAGAGGATACTCTTATTAGAGTAATATCAAAATTAAAAAGTGAAGCATATGAAAAATAA
- the pdxA gene encoding 4-hydroxythreonine-4-phosphate dehydrogenase PdxA encodes MKNNKPFIGITMGDPAGSGPELAIKAIKRLKKDIEYNAKLLLIGDFKVFKKALEIVGSNNLKLIRINHPRDFIDDINTINIIDLNNVDIDKLVYGKPSSMGGKAAYESIIKAVEYAMGKFIHAIVTMPISKESLNMAGYNYPGHTEILADLTKTKDVRMMLLAKNLRVVHVTTHVSLKKAIELIKKDRIFKTIEITNFYLKNYFDIIKPKIAIAGLNPHASESGLFGDEEEKEIIPAIKEANKKGINALGPFPSDSVFYRAYNNEFDAVIAMYHDQGHIPIKMIGFMEGVNITLGLPIIRVSPDHGTVWGKAGKGTADESATLNAIKIAIKIALKNINK; translated from the coding sequence ATGAAAAATAATAAACCTTTTATTGGTATAACAATGGGTGATCCTGCTGGTTCAGGTCCTGAATTAGCAATTAAAGCTATTAAAAGATTAAAAAAGGATATCGAATATAATGCTAAATTATTATTAATAGGGGATTTTAAAGTATTTAAAAAAGCATTGGAAATTGTCGGATCTAATAATTTAAAATTAATTAGAATAAATCATCCAAGAGATTTTATTGATGATATTAATACCATAAATATAATCGATTTAAATAATGTTGATATAGATAAGTTAGTATATGGTAAACCTTCTTCTATGGGAGGAAAAGCAGCATATGAAAGTATTATTAAAGCAGTTGAATATGCTATGGGAAAATTTATACACGCTATAGTTACTATGCCAATCAGTAAAGAAAGTCTTAATATGGCTGGTTACAATTATCCTGGGCATACTGAAATTTTAGCCGATTTAACAAAAACAAAAGATGTTAGAATGATGCTTCTTGCTAAAAATTTAAGAGTAGTACATGTTACAACTCACGTTTCTTTAAAAAAAGCTATAGAATTAATAAAAAAAGATAGAATATTTAAAACTATAGAAATAACGAATTTCTACCTTAAAAATTATTTTGATATAATAAAACCAAAAATTGCAATTGCTGGATTAAATCCTCATGCAAGTGAGAGTGGATTATTTGGAGATGAGGAAGAAAAAGAGATTATTCCAGCAATTAAAGAAGCTAATAAGAAAGGAATAAATGCTCTAGGCCCTTTTCCATCAGATAGTGTATTTTATAGAGCATATAATAATGAATTTGATGCTGTTATAGCAATGTATCATGATCAAGGTCATATACCTATTAAAATGATTGGTTTTATGGAAGGTGTTAATATTACACTTGGATTACCAATTATTAGAGTATCCCCAGATCATGGAACTGTATGGGGTAAAGCTGGAAAAGGTACAGCTGATGAGAGTGCAACATTAAATGCTATAAAAATTGCAATAAAAATAGCATTAAAAAATATAAATAAATAG
- a CDS encoding ATP-binding cassette domain-containing protein, with protein sequence MIEIFNLMMKVEDFKIEVKEMVVNNGEYAVLMGPSGTGKTILLETIAGFRTPIKGEIKINGKNVTNLPPDKRNISYVPQDYALWPHMNVYENIAYGLKLKKVEKKEIHRKVLEIAEVMEIKDLLNRYPLTLSGGEKQRVALARALIIDPEVILLDEPLSNLDTKTKNQIKDFIIYLHKKLGFTAIHVTHDPLEAIELGNKIAIIINGKVLQAGTPIEIFSNPKNLEVAWLHGKPNIIIGEIIEIKEGIAIIKIEDLKIAAIYEKEPILGSKVMAILRPEDIVLSKESLKTSARNVIECIIKEVNEKGGLINIKLEHNSFIIEALITKGSYEDLKLFPGEKVYASFKASAIKILTMK encoded by the coding sequence ATGATAGAAATATTTAATCTAATGATGAAAGTTGAAGATTTTAAAATTGAAGTTAAGGAAATGGTTGTTAATAATGGAGAATACGCAGTATTAATGGGTCCGAGTGGTACTGGAAAAACAATTCTTCTTGAAACTATTGCTGGTTTTAGAACACCTATTAAAGGAGAAATAAAGATAAATGGGAAAAATGTAACAAATCTTCCTCCAGATAAAAGAAACATATCTTATGTACCACAAGATTATGCTTTGTGGCCTCATATGAATGTTTATGAAAATATAGCGTATGGGCTTAAATTAAAGAAAGTTGAGAAAAAGGAAATACATAGAAAAGTTTTGGAAATTGCAGAAGTAATGGAAATAAAAGATTTATTAAATAGATACCCTTTAACTCTTAGTGGAGGAGAGAAACAAAGAGTAGCACTTGCAAGAGCTTTAATAATAGATCCAGAAGTCATTTTATTAGATGAACCATTAAGTAATTTAGATACGAAAACAAAAAATCAAATTAAAGATTTCATAATTTATCTACATAAAAAATTGGGATTTACAGCCATACATGTTACTCATGATCCTTTGGAAGCAATAGAACTTGGAAATAAAATAGCAATTATAATTAATGGTAAAGTTTTGCAAGCAGGTACACCTATAGAAATCTTCAGCAATCCAAAAAATTTAGAAGTAGCTTGGCTTCATGGAAAACCAAATATAATTATTGGAGAAATAATTGAAATAAAAGAAGGAATAGCTATAATAAAAATTGAAGATTTAAAAATAGCAGCCATTTATGAAAAAGAGCCAATATTAGGTTCAAAAGTTATGGCAATTTTAAGACCTGAAGATATAGTATTATCTAAAGAATCTTTAAAAACAAGCGCTAGGAATGTTATTGAATGTATTATTAAAGAAGTTAATGAAAAAGGGGGATTAATAAATATAAAACTTGAACATAATAGTTTTATAATAGAGGCATTAATAACTAAAGGTTCGTATGAAGATCTCAAACTCTTTCCTGGAGAAAAAGTTTATGCATCTTTTAAAGCTTCAGCTATTAAAATTTTAACGATGAAATAA
- a CDS encoding ABC transporter permease, protein MFINNEGELFSPFKKAKKFLLIFSGLSSIIILFLLLPIISLLATSDIEGIAQTINNKEALNSIFLSIEAGMLAATISTFFSIPLAYIFSRSNFKGKSFIEGLLDLPLVMPHTVAGIAILLTFNSRAPIGALLSSIGFRVEDSFWGIVLAMMYVSAPFSINFSKQGFRNIDISLEKVARSLGAGPFKTFITISLPLAARSIIIGWLMSLARSISEVGAIMIVSYHPIVGSVLVYEWLTIKGLKLAVSLSILLLIVSFIILVILRLLKWRG, encoded by the coding sequence ATGTTCATTAATAATGAAGGAGAATTATTTTCTCCATTTAAAAAAGCTAAAAAATTCTTATTAATATTTTCTGGATTATCTAGTATAATAATACTTTTTTTATTACTTCCAATAATATCTTTATTAGCTACATCAGACATAGAAGGAATAGCTCAAACTATAAATAATAAAGAGGCGCTAAATTCTATATTTTTATCCATTGAGGCGGGCATGTTAGCTGCAACAATTTCAACATTTTTTAGCATTCCTCTTGCATATATTTTTAGTAGAAGCAATTTTAAAGGGAAAAGTTTTATTGAAGGATTATTGGATCTTCCATTAGTTATGCCTCACACAGTAGCTGGAATTGCCATATTGCTTACGTTTAATAGTAGAGCACCAATTGGAGCACTTTTATCATCTATAGGATTTAGAGTAGAAGATAGTTTTTGGGGAATAGTTTTAGCAATGATGTATGTTTCAGCACCATTCTCTATAAATTTTTCTAAACAAGGATTTAGAAATATAGATATATCATTAGAGAAAGTTGCTAGAAGTTTAGGTGCAGGACCATTTAAAACATTCATAACTATCTCTTTGCCTTTAGCAGCTCGAAGTATAATTATTGGATGGCTTATGAGTTTAGCTAGATCAATAAGTGAAGTTGGAGCAATTATGATCGTTTCGTATCATCCAATTGTTGGAAGTGTTTTAGTTTATGAGTGGCTTACAATTAAAGGATTAAAATTAGCAGTATCTTTATCCATACTCCTTTTAATAGTAAGCTTCATAATTTTAGTTATTTTAAGATTATTAAAATGGAGAGGATAA
- the wtpA gene encoding tungstate ABC transporter substrate-binding protein WtpA, translating into MLILVFLFQHSFLSYKNSITIFHAGSLTSVIEDLSLIMKNNYNIEILNEPSGSIDAIRKITDLDKIADIVMVSDYKLIPNMMSSKADWSLIFATNEIVIVFTEKSKYSNEINSENWLKILLKPDVRIGFSDPNKDPCGYRSLMVLGLASIYYNNEGLLKMLKKHAEIKYILNESGIFFDASEGVNPDSLKIFIRSKEVDLLALIETGVIDYAFEYKNIAISKKFKYVELPKEINLAEQSLDDFYSKVFVTIIGEKGSKEVLKGSFISYGLTIPKNALHKDNAKKFIELLISNEGRKILLENGFKPLETLIVIGEAPEWLKRS; encoded by the coding sequence ATGCTTATTCTAGTATTTCTTTTTCAGCACTCTTTTTTATCCTACAAAAATAGTATAACAATTTTTCATGCTGGAAGTCTTACAAGTGTTATAGAAGATTTGTCATTAATAATGAAGAACAATTATAACATAGAAATTTTAAATGAACCAAGTGGAAGTATTGATGCGATAAGAAAAATAACTGATTTGGATAAAATAGCAGATATAGTTATGGTATCAGACTATAAATTAATTCCAAATATGATGTCTTCAAAAGCTGATTGGAGTTTAATTTTTGCAACCAATGAAATAGTTATAGTTTTTACTGAGAAAAGTAAATATTCTAATGAAATAAATTCTGAAAATTGGTTAAAAATTTTATTAAAACCTGATGTTAGAATTGGTTTTTCTGATCCTAATAAAGACCCATGCGGATATAGAAGCTTAATGGTTTTAGGATTAGCTTCAATTTATTATAATAATGAGGGCCTTTTAAAAATGTTAAAAAAACATGCTGAAATTAAATATATTTTAAATGAAAGTGGGATATTTTTTGATGCTAGCGAAGGAGTTAATCCAGACTCCCTAAAAATATTTATAAGAAGTAAAGAAGTAGATCTTTTGGCTCTTATTGAAACTGGAGTAATAGATTATGCATTTGAATATAAGAATATAGCGATTTCAAAAAAGTTTAAGTATGTAGAATTACCAAAAGAAATTAATTTAGCAGAACAATCATTAGATGATTTTTACTCAAAAGTTTTTGTTACAATAATTGGAGAGAAGGGAAGTAAAGAAGTTTTAAAAGGGTCTTTCATATCTTATGGTTTGACAATTCCAAAAAATGCATTACATAAAGATAATGCTAAAAAATTTATTGAATTATTAATAAGTAATGAAGGAAGGAAAATTTTATTAGAAAATGGATTTAAACCTTTAGAAACTTTAATAGTCATAGGAGAAGCCCCTGAGTGGTTAAAAAGAAGTTGA